A single region of the Pseudomonas sp. GGS8 genome encodes:
- the iolD gene encoding 3D-(3,5/4)-trihydroxycyclohexane-1,2-dione acylhydrolase (decyclizing): MTTTRLTMAQALVKFLDNQYIEVDGVQSKFVAGIFTIFGHGNVLGLGQALEQDSGDLIVHQGRNEQGMAHAAIGFAKQHLRRKIYACSSSVGPGAANMLTAAATATANRIPLLLLPGDVYACRQPDPVLQQIEQFHDLSISTNDAFKAVSKYWDRINRPEQLMTAAIHAMRVLTDPAETGAVTLALPQDVQAEAYDYPDYFLQKRVHRIERRPATEAMLGDAVALFKGKHKPLIICGGGVKYSGANAALQAFVERFDIPFAETQAGKSAVVSSHPLNVGGVGETGCLAANLLAKDADLIIGVGTRYSDFTTASKSLFKHPDVQFLNLNISPCDALKLDGVQLLADAKTGLQALAESLGDYRSSWGDQTRQAKAQLDEEVDRIYQVEYSAKDFVPEINDHLDPAVLREFIELTGSCLTQSRVLGVLNETLADDAVIVAAAGSLPGDLQRSWRSKGVNTYHVEYGYSCMGYEVNAALGVKLAEPEREVYALVGDGSYMMLHSELATSIQERRKINVVLLDNMTFGCINNLQMEHGMDSFGTEFRFRNPETGKLDGGFVPVDFAMSAAAYGCKTYKVNTVEELRAALADARLQTVSTLIDIKVLPKTMIHKYLSWWRVGVAQVSTSARTDAVAKTLNERLAKARQY; this comes from the coding sequence ATGACCACAACAAGACTGACCATGGCCCAGGCCCTGGTGAAATTCCTCGATAACCAGTACATCGAGGTCGATGGGGTTCAGAGCAAATTCGTCGCCGGGATCTTTACCATTTTTGGCCACGGCAATGTGCTGGGTCTGGGGCAAGCCCTGGAACAGGACAGCGGCGACCTGATCGTCCATCAGGGCCGCAACGAGCAAGGCATGGCCCACGCCGCCATCGGTTTTGCCAAGCAACACCTGCGGCGCAAGATCTACGCCTGCTCTTCATCGGTGGGCCCGGGCGCGGCGAACATGCTGACTGCTGCCGCGACGGCCACCGCCAACCGTATTCCCTTGCTGCTGTTGCCCGGCGATGTTTATGCGTGCCGCCAACCGGACCCGGTGCTGCAACAGATCGAGCAGTTCCACGACCTGAGCATCAGCACCAACGATGCGTTCAAGGCCGTGAGCAAATACTGGGACCGGATCAACCGTCCCGAGCAACTGATGACGGCGGCGATCCACGCCATGCGCGTGCTCACCGACCCCGCCGAAACCGGCGCCGTGACCCTGGCCTTGCCGCAAGACGTGCAGGCCGAAGCGTACGACTATCCCGATTACTTCCTGCAAAAACGCGTGCACCGCATCGAGCGCCGTCCGGCCACCGAAGCGATGCTCGGCGATGCCGTGGCGCTGTTCAAAGGCAAGCATAAACCGCTGATCATCTGCGGTGGTGGGGTCAAGTATTCCGGTGCCAATGCAGCGTTGCAGGCCTTTGTCGAGCGCTTCGATATTCCTTTCGCCGAAACCCAGGCCGGCAAGAGCGCGGTGGTGTCCAGCCATCCGCTGAACGTCGGCGGGGTCGGCGAAACCGGTTGCCTGGCGGCGAACCTGTTGGCCAAGGACGCTGATTTGATCATCGGCGTCGGCACCCGCTACAGCGATTTCACCACCGCGTCGAAATCCTTGTTCAAACACCCGGACGTGCAATTTCTCAACCTCAATATCAGCCCCTGCGACGCCCTGAAACTCGATGGCGTGCAACTGCTGGCGGACGCCAAAACCGGATTGCAGGCACTGGCCGAATCGCTGGGCGATTACCGCTCGAGTTGGGGCGATCAAACCCGCCAGGCCAAGGCGCAACTGGATGAGGAAGTCGATCGAATTTATCAGGTCGAATACTCGGCGAAAGATTTCGTCCCGGAAATCAACGACCACCTGGACCCGGCGGTGCTGCGCGAATTCATCGAACTGACCGGTTCCTGCCTGACCCAAAGCCGGGTACTCGGCGTGCTCAATGAAACCTTGGCCGATGACGCCGTGATCGTCGCCGCCGCCGGCAGCCTGCCCGGCGACTTGCAGCGCAGTTGGCGCAGCAAGGGCGTGAACACCTACCACGTCGAGTACGGCTATTCGTGCATGGGTTACGAGGTGAACGCCGCACTGGGGGTGAAGCTCGCCGAACCTGAGCGCGAGGTCTATGCGCTGGTGGGCGATGGCTCCTACATGATGCTGCACTCGGAGTTGGCAACCTCTATCCAGGAGCGCCGCAAGATCAACGTGGTGCTGCTGGACAACATGACCTTCGGCTGCATCAACAACCTGCAAATGGAACACGGCATGGACAGCTTCGGCACCGAGTTCCGGTTCCGCAATCCTGAAACCGGCAAGCTCGATGGCGGCTTCGTGCCGGTGGATTTCGCCATGAGCGCGGCGGCTTACGGCTGCAAGACCTACAAGGTGAACACGGTTGAAGAACTGCGAGCCGCATTGGCCGATGCGCGCTTGCAAACCGTGTCGACGCTGATCGACATCAAGGTTCTGCCCAAAACCATGATTCACAAATACCTGTCGTGGTGGCGGGTCGGCGTGGCGCAAGTCTCCACCAGCGCGCGCACCGATGCGGTGGCCAAGACCCTCAACGAACGACTGGCCAAGGCCCGTCAATACTGA
- a CDS encoding CoA-acylating methylmalonate-semialdehyde dehydrogenase, with translation MSDAPVIGHYIDGQVQDSGNERFSNVFNPATGSVQARVGLASQKTVDDAVASALKAFPAWSEQSSLRRSRVMFKFKELLDRHHNELAEIISREHGKVFSDAKGEVTRGIEIVEYACGAPNLLKTEFSDNIGGGIDNWNLRQSLGVCAGVTPFNFPVMVPLWMIPLALVTGNCFILKPSERDPSASLLMARLLTEAGLPDGVFNVVQGDKAAVDALLQHPDIEAISFVGSTPIAEYIHQQATSRGKRVQALGGAKNHMIVMPDADLDQAADALIGAAYGSAGERCMAISIAVAVGEVGDRLIAKLLPRIDQLKVGNGMRGDSDMGPLVTAEHKAKVEGFIGEGVAQGAQLIVDGRNFKVPGAENGFFVGATLFDNVTTEMSIYQQEIFGPVLGIVRVPDFASAVALINAHEFGNGVSCFTSDGGIARSFARSIKVGMVGINVPIPVPMAWHSFGGWKRSLFGDHHAYGEEGIRFYSRYKSVMQRWPDSIAKGPEFSMPTAK, from the coding sequence ATGAGCGACGCCCCGGTCATAGGCCATTACATCGACGGTCAGGTGCAGGACAGCGGCAACGAGCGGTTCAGCAATGTCTTCAACCCGGCCACCGGCAGCGTTCAGGCGCGGGTCGGGCTGGCCAGCCAGAAGACCGTGGACGACGCCGTCGCTTCGGCCCTGAAGGCATTCCCGGCATGGTCCGAGCAATCGTCCCTGCGCCGTTCGCGGGTGATGTTCAAGTTCAAGGAATTGCTCGACCGCCATCACAACGAACTGGCCGAAATCATCAGCCGCGAACACGGCAAGGTGTTCTCCGACGCCAAGGGCGAAGTGACCCGCGGTATCGAAATCGTCGAGTACGCCTGTGGCGCACCGAACCTGCTGAAGACCGAGTTCAGCGACAACATCGGCGGTGGCATCGACAACTGGAACTTGCGCCAGTCATTGGGCGTCTGCGCCGGGGTCACACCGTTCAACTTCCCGGTGATGGTGCCGCTGTGGATGATCCCGCTGGCGCTGGTCACCGGCAACTGCTTCATTCTCAAGCCCTCCGAGCGCGATCCATCGGCCAGTTTGCTGATGGCCCGTTTGCTCACCGAAGCCGGCTTGCCGGACGGTGTGTTCAACGTGGTCCAGGGCGACAAGGCGGCGGTCGACGCCTTGCTGCAACACCCGGACATCGAGGCGATTTCCTTTGTCGGCTCGACGCCGATTGCCGAGTACATCCACCAGCAAGCGACCTCGCGCGGCAAACGTGTGCAGGCGCTGGGCGGGGCGAAGAACCACATGATCGTCATGCCCGATGCCGATCTGGACCAGGCGGCGGACGCACTGATCGGTGCGGCGTACGGCTCGGCCGGTGAGCGCTGCATGGCGATTTCGATTGCCGTGGCCGTCGGTGAGGTCGGCGACCGGTTGATTGCCAAACTGCTGCCGCGCATCGATCAACTGAAGGTCGGCAACGGCATGCGGGGCGACAGCGACATGGGGCCGCTGGTGACCGCCGAACACAAGGCCAAGGTCGAGGGCTTTATCGGCGAAGGCGTGGCCCAGGGCGCGCAGCTGATTGTCGATGGGCGCAACTTCAAGGTGCCGGGCGCCGAGAACGGCTTCTTTGTCGGCGCGACGCTGTTCGACAACGTCACGACCGAGATGAGCATCTACCAGCAAGAGATCTTCGGGCCGGTGCTGGGCATCGTGCGCGTGCCGGATTTCGCCAGCGCCGTGGCGCTGATCAACGCCCATGAATTCGGCAACGGCGTGTCCTGCTTCACCAGTGACGGCGGCATTGCCCGTTCGTTTGCCCGCAGCATCAAGGTCGGCATGGTCGGCATCAACGTACCGATTCCGGTGCCCATGGCCTGGCACTCGTTCGGCGGCTGGAAGCGCTCGCTGTTCGGTGATCACCACGCTTATGGCGAAGAAGGCATTCGCTTCTACAGCCGCTACAAAAGCGTGATGCAGCGTTGGCCCGACAGCATTGCCAAGGGCCCTGAGTTCAGCATGCCGACAGCCAAATAA
- the iolB gene encoding 5-deoxy-glucuronate isomerase: protein MSLLVKSKARGRTMVELGQGELEYVGFAAYRLSLGETLPVSADDKELCLVLLSGRVGIKGEAPGQGAFDWDNIGDRQSVFEDKSPFAAYLPPGSQAQVVALSDVQIAVCAAPGSTAENLGPRLIKPDSMKRSVRGKGANTRYVCDILPDTEPAHSLLVVEVRTPSGHSSSYPPHKHDTDDLPNQSFLEETYYHQINPPQGFVFQRVYTDDRSIDQAMAVENSDLVVVPKGYHPVSVPYGYESYYLNVMAGPKRVWQFHNDPQHSWLLDL, encoded by the coding sequence ATGAGCCTGTTGGTCAAAAGCAAGGCACGCGGTCGGACCATGGTTGAGCTGGGGCAGGGGGAGCTGGAATACGTCGGCTTCGCCGCTTACCGCTTGAGCCTCGGCGAAACCCTGCCGGTCAGTGCCGACGACAAAGAACTGTGCCTGGTGCTGCTCAGCGGTCGGGTCGGGATCAAGGGTGAGGCGCCGGGGCAGGGCGCGTTCGACTGGGACAACATCGGCGATCGCCAGTCGGTGTTCGAAGACAAATCACCGTTCGCGGCGTATTTGCCGCCCGGCAGCCAGGCCCAAGTAGTGGCGTTGAGCGACGTGCAAATTGCCGTGTGCGCGGCGCCCGGTTCGACCGCCGAAAACCTTGGCCCACGGCTGATCAAGCCCGACAGCATGAAACGCAGCGTGCGCGGCAAGGGCGCCAATACCCGTTATGTCTGCGACATTCTGCCGGACACCGAGCCCGCCCATTCGCTGCTGGTGGTGGAAGTGCGTACGCCGTCCGGTCACTCGTCGAGCTACCCGCCGCACAAGCACGACACCGACGATTTGCCGAACCAGAGCTTTCTGGAAGAAACCTATTACCACCAGATCAACCCGCCCCAGGGCTTCGTGTTTCAGCGGGTCTACACCGACGATCGCAGTATCGATCAGGCCATGGCCGTGGAAAACAGCGACCTGGTCGTCGTGCCCAAGGGTTATCACCCGGTCAGTGTGCCCTACGGCTATGAGTCGTATTACCTGAACGTGATGGCCGGCCCGAAACGCGTCTGGCAGTTCCATAACGATCCGCAGCACAGCTGGCTACTGGATCTCTAA
- the iolE gene encoding myo-inosose-2 dehydratase produces MPTIRIGINPISWSNDDLPSLGGETPLSTALSEGKDIGYEGFELNGKFPKDAKGVGDVLRPYDLALVSGWYSSRLARRSVAEEIDAIGSHVELLAKNGATVLVYGEVADSIQGQRIPLVERPRFHTERAWQAYADKLTELARFTLSQGVRLAYHHHMGAYVESPADIDKLMALTSSEVGLLFDSGHCYMGGGEPLQVLRKHIERVCHVHFKDVRKPVVQLARNNLWSFPDCIINGTFTVPGDGDIDFSALLDVLLGADYHGWLVVEAEQDPAVAPSYVYAKKGYDSLRALLDERAAR; encoded by the coding sequence ATGCCCACTATCCGAATTGGCATTAACCCGATCTCCTGGAGCAACGACGACCTGCCGTCCCTCGGTGGCGAGACGCCGTTGAGCACCGCCCTCAGCGAAGGCAAGGACATCGGCTACGAAGGCTTCGAACTCAACGGCAAGTTTCCCAAGGACGCCAAGGGCGTCGGCGATGTGCTGCGGCCTTACGACCTGGCGCTGGTGTCCGGTTGGTATTCCAGCCGTCTGGCCCGCCGTTCGGTGGCTGAGGAAATCGATGCCATCGGCAGCCATGTCGAGCTGCTGGCGAAGAACGGCGCCACGGTGCTGGTCTATGGCGAAGTCGCCGACTCCATTCAAGGCCAGCGCATTCCATTGGTCGAGCGCCCGCGTTTCCACACCGAACGAGCCTGGCAAGCATACGCCGACAAACTCACCGAACTGGCGCGTTTCACCCTGTCCCAGGGCGTGCGTCTGGCCTATCACCATCACATGGGCGCCTACGTCGAATCCCCGGCCGACATCGACAAACTGATGGCGTTGACCAGCAGCGAAGTCGGCCTGCTGTTCGATTCGGGCCACTGCTACATGGGCGGCGGCGAACCGCTGCAGGTGCTGCGCAAACACATCGAACGGGTCTGCCATGTGCATTTCAAGGACGTGCGCAAACCGGTGGTGCAACTGGCGCGCAACAATCTTTGGAGCTTCCCGGACTGCATCATCAACGGCACCTTCACCGTGCCCGGCGATGGCGACATCGACTTCAGCGCCTTGCTCGACGTGCTGCTGGGCGCCGACTACCACGGCTGGCTAGTGGTGGAAGCCGAGCAGGATCCGGCTGTGGCACCGAGTTACGTCTACGCCAAAAAAGGCTACGACTCCTTGCGTGCCTTGCTCGACGAGAGGGCCGCGCGATGA